The genomic DNA AGCGGCATCGGCGGTCGCCCCCGCTTCCCGGCGGTGGGATAGTACGGCGCGATCAACGCGCCAAGCGCGGCCCAGGGAATCACCGCATCCATCTCGGCCAGGAATCGCTCGCGCCGCGTGACGCGCTTCTTCGTGCTCCACGCTTCGCCGGCGAACGTCCGCTGCTCTCCCATGGGGCGCGCTCCGAAAAGAGAAAGGACTTCGACGCGGCAATACCGCATCGAAGCCCATTCCGCACAAGAGAAAACTCTATTAAATCAGACCTTCCCTAGGGCGTTAGGCAGCTATCACACTCCGTCGGATCAGCAGATGCCTTTCCTCGGTCATCTTTCGGATCTCCACGAAGTAGATCGCGGCAAACTAGCCGAACTACTCCGACCACTGGCACTTCGAAGTCGGTCAGAGTATGTGAAGCTTGCTCAGCTGAGTGAGGCAGTGTCGCGCCATGACAACGCCAATGGTACCGATTGGACGGAGCGTCACGGCGCCGAGCTGCACGTTTTGCTGACTGAGTACAAGTCGTTACGACAAGAGAGCCTGAACACGATCACGAATCGGGTCCAGGTAATGATCCTCGGGCTGGCGGCTATGGGCGCGCTTG from Gemmatimonadaceae bacterium includes the following:
- a CDS encoding IS5/IS1182 family transposase, translating into MGEQRTFAGEAWSTKKRVTRRERFLAEMDAVIPWAALGALIAPYYPTAGKRGRPPMPL